The proteins below are encoded in one region of Nitrososphaerales archaeon:
- a CDS encoding transposase has protein sequence MYCYKVREERPKPVREEVYPSKLLFQNTDFSFIDRIVDPDRERRRGPKGYLPNAVFMALLLMYLKSMNSLLELIRLLKSNPEWLAILNLKRNVDGKMQYMVPDNSTFSKFAGRLGREKIVEIFAHVVVELMKMSIIKGDKVSLDCSIIWAWFKD, from the coding sequence ATGTATTGTTACAAGGTAAGGGAGGAGAGGCCCAAGCCTGTCAGGGAAGAGGTATACCCATCAAAGCTCCTCTTCCAGAATACTGATTTCTCCTTCATTGATAGGATAGTAGATCCTGATAGAGAGAGGAGGCGTGGTCCAAAGGGCTATCTTCCAAATGCAGTATTCATGGCATTACTGCTAATGTACCTGAAGAGTATGAATAGCTTACTGGAGTTAATACGCCTCCTCAAATCCAATCCAGAATGGCTTGCTATACTGAACCTGAAGAGAAATGTTGATGGCAAAATGCAGTATATGGTACCTGACAACAGCACATTCAGCAAGTTTGCCGGAAGATTAGGAAGGGAGAAGATTGTTGAGATATTTGCGCATGTTGTAGTCGAGTTAATGAAGATGAGCATAATCAAGGGGGATAAGGTAAGTTTGGACTGCTCGATAATATGGGCATGGTTCAAGGACTGA